A window from Candidatus Bathyarchaeota archaeon encodes these proteins:
- a CDS encoding aspartate kinase produces the protein MSELSKRKIVVKFGGSSLADHERLLKAVMAVVTEAKKGTKIAVVVSAMGKTTDVLMTTAKNTSNGKLTKHELDDILSMGERTSVRIFAAALRNNGADACYFDPMDSKWPIITDEAFQNANPLLKECSKNINEGVLPLVEAGTIPVIAGFVGKTKEGKITTLGRGGSDTTAFLLAEGIGADQVVLVTDAEGIMSSDPKIIASPELLPTINVNTLVGLADSGAKFIHSKALKYKPKDIDVKVISNQHGDLSRPGTIITGALAWELDAEIANVTPVAEITVIGDGLSANPKVVTEIIEKVREHTMLLGMSMNTNSVIVYVAQENNIHDLFNEIHKITVNNKETIAMAIKKDLVFIKTSGVGLEETQGLIGKISEDLRVAGINISGILTITSSILLFVDWNEREKALKLIKNSLKTH, from the coding sequence ATGAGTGAACTCTCTAAACGTAAAATTGTGGTTAAATTCGGCGGCAGCAGCCTAGCTGATCACGAGCGCCTCCTTAAAGCAGTCATGGCAGTGGTAACGGAAGCAAAAAAGGGCACCAAAATCGCCGTGGTCGTATCTGCCATGGGCAAAACCACCGACGTATTGATGACCACAGCTAAAAACACTTCAAACGGTAAACTAACTAAACACGAGTTGGATGACATCCTCTCTATGGGGGAACGAACAAGCGTACGCATCTTCGCCGCGGCGCTCCGCAACAATGGTGCAGACGCCTGCTACTTTGACCCCATGGACAGCAAATGGCCCATCATAACAGATGAAGCATTCCAAAACGCTAATCCCCTGCTTAAGGAATGCAGCAAAAACATCAACGAAGGCGTCCTGCCCCTCGTAGAAGCAGGCACCATACCAGTCATCGCGGGTTTTGTGGGCAAAACCAAAGAGGGCAAAATCACCACGTTAGGCAGAGGCGGAAGCGACACCACCGCGTTCCTCTTAGCCGAAGGCATAGGCGCAGACCAAGTCGTACTGGTAACCGACGCTGAAGGAATAATGTCTAGTGACCCCAAAATCATAGCCTCCCCCGAACTGTTACCAACCATAAACGTAAACACACTCGTTGGACTCGCCGACTCTGGCGCCAAATTCATCCACAGCAAAGCCCTCAAATACAAACCCAAAGACATCGACGTCAAAGTCATCAGCAACCAGCATGGCGACCTAAGCAGACCCGGCACCATAATCACAGGTGCACTTGCCTGGGAACTTGACGCCGAAATCGCCAACGTCACACCCGTTGCGGAAATCACGGTGATTGGCGATGGCTTGTCAGCTAACCCCAAAGTCGTCACCGAAATAATAGAGAAAGTCAGAGAACACACCATGCTTTTGGGCATGTCGATGAATACCAACAGCGTCATCGTCTATGTCGCCCAAGAAAACAACATACACGACCTCTTCAACGAAATCCACAAAATTACCGTCAACAACAAAGAAACCATCGCCATGGCAATCAAAAAAGACCTCGTCTTCATCAAAACCAGCGGTGTCGGACTCGAAGAAACCCAAGGGCTCATCGGCAAAATCAGCGAGGACCTCCGCGTTGCCGGAATAAACATCAGCGGAATCCTCACCATAACTTCAAGTATCTTGCTGTTTGTAGATTGGAATGAGCGCGAGAAGGCGCTAAAGTTAATTAAAAACTCGCTTAAAACACACTAG
- a CDS encoding 2-amino-3,7-dideoxy-D-threo-hept-6-ulosonate synthase, which produces MNVGKTRRLKRITQSDNRTVIVPMDHGVTVGPIEGIINMQEITNKLVRGNADAILVHKGIAKRIDTGNAGLIVMLSGVSNLSPNPNGKVQVCSVGEALRLGADAVSVHVNIGAQDEDKMLANMGKVSEECEHYGLPLLAMMYPRGPRIPNEHDVSVVAHAARIGAELGADIIKTNYTGSIESFKTVTESCPAPVVIAGGPKCKSLDEVLQTTADAISGGAAGLSIGRNVFQCEDPTKITQALSAIVHKNVSVEQARRILGEKT; this is translated from the coding sequence ATGAACGTTGGGAAAACACGCAGATTAAAGCGCATCACGCAATCCGATAACCGCACCGTAATCGTACCCATGGACCACGGCGTCACCGTTGGACCCATAGAGGGCATCATCAACATGCAAGAAATCACAAACAAACTCGTCCGCGGCAACGCCGACGCCATCCTTGTCCATAAAGGCATAGCCAAACGCATCGACACAGGCAACGCAGGTCTAATTGTTATGCTCTCAGGCGTCTCTAACCTTAGCCCTAATCCCAACGGCAAAGTCCAAGTTTGCAGCGTAGGAGAAGCCCTTCGCCTCGGCGCTGATGCCGTCAGCGTACATGTTAACATAGGCGCCCAAGATGAAGACAAAATGTTGGCTAACATGGGTAAAGTCAGCGAAGAATGCGAACACTACGGGTTACCCCTCTTAGCAATGATGTATCCGCGGGGACCCCGAATCCCAAACGAACACGACGTATCCGTCGTCGCCCACGCAGCCCGCATCGGAGCCGAACTTGGCGCAGACATCATAAAAACCAATTACACAGGAAGCATTGAAAGCTTCAAAACGGTAACGGAAAGCTGCCCAGCCCCAGTCGTCATCGCTGGCGGCCCCAAATGCAAATCCCTCGACGAGGTACTCCAAACAACAGCGGATGCTATTTCAGGAGGAGCCGCGGGACTCTCCATTGGACGCAACGTGTTCCAATGTGAAGACCCCACAAAGATTACCCAGGCGCTATCCGCCATCGTGCACAAGAATGTGTCGGTAGAGCAGGCACGCAGAATTTTAGGTGAGAAAACGTGA
- a CDS encoding 3-dehydroquinate synthase II: protein MKELWIETQKKEALSNLINQYCDVAVVGDQASFVATKQTLTIAAPKTEADLTKPQKVIRICISDKTTENLTVKAAEAGAAYIIIDTANWRVIPLENLIARTKGKSKLIAEVANAEEAKVALETLELGTDGVLLKTSDSEELLKTIAIVKPEALKLEMATAKITATKPISNGARVCVDTCDLMKTGEGMLVGSQSAGLFLIEAEVNENPYVASRPFRVNAGSCSMYTLGNLQTTRYLQEFKAGDEVILVDREGKTRKANVGRIKIEIRPLILVEAEVQGKIIKTILQNAETIRVVTPKASKPVTELKAGDEVVVHLAAKGGRHFGVSVPDETVIEK from the coding sequence GTGAAGGAACTCTGGATAGAAACCCAGAAAAAAGAAGCTCTATCTAACCTGATTAACCAATACTGCGATGTCGCTGTTGTAGGCGACCAAGCGTCTTTTGTGGCAACCAAACAAACCCTCACAATAGCGGCACCCAAAACCGAAGCAGACCTCACCAAACCGCAAAAAGTTATCCGCATTTGCATAAGCGACAAAACCACTGAAAACCTCACCGTAAAAGCGGCGGAGGCAGGAGCCGCCTACATCATCATTGACACTGCTAACTGGCGTGTCATTCCACTGGAAAACCTTATCGCCCGTACGAAGGGCAAAAGCAAACTAATCGCCGAAGTCGCAAACGCCGAAGAAGCCAAAGTGGCGTTGGAGACGCTTGAGTTAGGCACCGACGGCGTACTGCTGAAAACCTCTGACTCTGAGGAGTTGCTAAAAACCATAGCTATCGTCAAACCCGAAGCCCTAAAACTTGAAATGGCAACTGCAAAAATCACCGCGACCAAACCCATAAGCAACGGCGCCCGAGTCTGCGTAGACACCTGCGACCTTATGAAAACAGGTGAAGGCATGCTGGTCGGTAGCCAAAGCGCAGGATTATTCCTAATCGAAGCCGAAGTCAACGAGAACCCATACGTGGCATCGCGACCTTTCCGCGTCAACGCAGGCTCATGCTCCATGTACACGTTGGGCAACCTACAGACGACACGTTACCTCCAAGAGTTCAAAGCAGGCGACGAAGTCATCCTCGTAGACCGAGAAGGCAAAACTCGCAAAGCCAATGTGGGACGCATAAAAATCGAAATCCGACCGCTTATCCTCGTCGAAGCCGAAGTGCAAGGCAAAATAATTAAGACCATACTGCAAAATGCAGAAACCATCCGCGTCGTCACCCCCAAAGCTTCCAAACCCGTCACCGAACTCAAAGCAGGCGACGAAGTCGTGGTGCACTTAGCGGCAAAGGGCGGTCGGCACTTCGGCGTTTCGGTACCTGACGAAACGGTGATTGAGAAATGA
- a CDS encoding type I 3-dehydroquinate dehydratase yields the protein MTPKICVSILPKNTAEALKLIGQAEQNQADLIEVRLDCLEETRSLTELTRCTKLSMIATNKLQTENGFFEGNETERQHTLYNAAQSGFTYVDVDFSSSKRDETLSQLKALGVKPVVSFHKFDGVLSPSAMEKILDEEIASGAAICKIITTAKHVEDNLALLSFVTFASAKAKLVCFCMGEQGKISRLLSPLFGAFFTFASLEKASQTAVGQMSISELKSAYTLLGI from the coding sequence ATGACCCCCAAAATCTGCGTTTCAATTCTCCCCAAAAACACAGCCGAAGCACTAAAACTAATCGGGCAAGCAGAACAAAACCAAGCTGACCTCATTGAAGTGCGACTTGATTGCCTTGAGGAAACCCGTAGCCTAACTGAACTTACCAGATGCACTAAGCTGTCAATGATTGCCACCAATAAGCTGCAAACTGAGAATGGCTTCTTTGAGGGCAACGAAACAGAGCGGCAACATACCCTCTACAATGCGGCTCAAAGCGGATTTACATACGTCGATGTCGATTTTTCAAGCAGCAAACGGGATGAAACGCTTAGCCAACTCAAAGCCTTAGGCGTTAAACCCGTAGTGTCCTTTCACAAATTCGACGGCGTCCTTAGTCCTTCAGCTATGGAGAAGATTCTGGATGAAGAAATCGCCAGCGGAGCCGCCATATGCAAAATCATAACAACCGCCAAACACGTCGAAGATAACTTGGCGCTGCTGAGCTTTGTGACGTTTGCCTCTGCAAAAGCCAAACTGGTATGTTTCTGTATGGGGGAGCAGGGTAAGATTTCACGGTTACTTTCGCCTCTTTTTGGCGCCTTCTTTACTTTTGCCAGCTTAGAGAAGGCAAGCCAGACGGCGGTGGGACAGATGAGTATAAGTGAGTTAAAGTCTGCTTATACTCTATTGGGGATTTAG
- a CDS encoding shikimate dehydrogenase: MAISGKTRVCGVIGEPIEHSLSPIMHNAAFQALNLDYVFLAFRVKPAQIEDAVNGMRALNIRGLNVTMPHKTSVIKHLDRVDLSAQIVNSVNTILNKENLLFGFNTDGIGALKALRENGVELKGRKILLLGAGGAARAIAYTLAKEADELTVLNRTAKDAQALAKQLGKALNKKITAGSLSPSDIQLNLQDSDILINATSVGMKPKPDESPVDPKLLRSNLAVMDIVYNPLETELARDAKAVGAKVVSGVEMLIYQGAASFEIWTGKSAPVEVMRQAALTHLQRV; this comes from the coding sequence ATGGCTATATCGGGCAAAACACGGGTCTGCGGAGTTATAGGTGAACCCATCGAACACAGCCTAAGCCCCATAATGCATAACGCAGCGTTTCAAGCCCTTAACTTGGACTATGTGTTTTTGGCGTTTAGAGTAAAACCAGCCCAGATAGAAGACGCCGTAAACGGCATGCGTGCTCTAAACATCCGTGGCTTAAACGTCACCATGCCCCACAAAACCAGCGTCATAAAACACCTCGACCGCGTCGACTTATCTGCACAAATCGTAAATTCCGTCAACACCATCCTAAACAAGGAAAATCTACTCTTCGGCTTCAACACCGACGGCATAGGCGCTCTCAAAGCATTACGTGAAAACGGCGTGGAACTCAAAGGCCGAAAAATCCTCTTACTCGGCGCAGGAGGAGCAGCCAGAGCCATCGCGTATACGTTAGCTAAAGAGGCGGATGAACTCACCGTGCTCAACCGCACCGCTAAAGATGCACAGGCACTTGCTAAGCAACTGGGAAAGGCACTTAACAAAAAAATAACTGCTGGGTCACTTTCTCCAAGTGACATTCAGCTTAATCTTCAGGACTCAGACATACTCATCAACGCTACCTCCGTAGGCATGAAGCCTAAACCCGACGAGAGCCCAGTTGACCCCAAATTGCTCCGGTCCAACTTGGCAGTTATGGACATCGTCTACAACCCCCTTGAGACCGAGCTGGCACGGGACGCTAAAGCCGTCGGCGCCAAAGTGGTAAGCGGTGTGGAGATGCTGATTTATCAGGGAGCAGCCTCATTTGAGATTTGGACGGGGAAATCGGCTCCCGTAG